In one Leishmania braziliensis MHOM/BR/75/M2904 complete genome, chromosome 32 genomic region, the following are encoded:
- a CDS encoding putative mitogen-activated protein kinase, with protein sequence MESYETLGILGEGTYGVVVKARSRTTGKLVAIKRFKQTEQDEHVRKTSTREVRMLQLLRHPNVIRLEDVFRREGKLYLVFEFIDHTILQLLESTTRGLSRRELRRYAYQLLRGIEFCHKHNVIHRDVKPENVLIDESGLLKLCDFGFARQMSAKGKYTDYVATRWYRAPELLVGDVAYGKPVDVWALGCMFAELSDGQPLFPGESDLDQLCLILQTCGPVPARMVFIFEHNPLYSGVSFPKTGIIYTLKERYHRESDDWLDFLSSCLHTDPAQRLTCTELMELPYFTRDGFRDRYEAELRAATGLPQLQSTPMTSTPSTQRRVPDHAAGVGDSLKADPVVSPSMPHSSEIISPKLQGQQPLASNNNLSDTCLSKAPLEAVLHDANTAKGKAAGAPKSTLPPPHTPASDQSMQLPMILNGNSERAIAASLTDYLHQEPTSSSVAASPPVGAAPTEVAEGLTNADLLAPSCEVVSALQASSITNTLAMRDRKKKRCSSVAATELHRRSGVDKNSETDCAVSTGDNRGGLVKHISCHSPRSTTLPSSGVHGGGGCHGLGRESETMTVSPPSMSHGVADSNMRVVLTTAPPGKDGDETTVPTHRASTPASADKLRTTATTILSSPSLAATHVAPLEACPQDLPALSRHLPHHLEQERQAAVVEQLQSRTPSSVETLMLSFRVRTRNPLASLSLENEGLSHSKANSEAAELSAAKTHGGISNSSTYTTSHVASEAKKRKLSRHKRETSCVYDQLVASVKGSGSHCSVPGHAVDEDAYHTEIASVAGPSRPEASLLLANVPGKQQQHLLGSEPGGTHVTEQHLHCVGAGLSAPDFTHNRSVDAHGPLQRKERRSKPLPGSTYALHNSDQRQRQQPHPRLDGSLQPDGGASQRATATLLALSALRNVSGPPPTKSTGDAGKCSYIHHIRSHINNNGGEAVGFVVGGDGKGPNTSTTGRARRSLGVYALHGCSGNSDETEATRRVQKKNLFMAHGRTSNGAAGCISFPDKYTGSSCHAIGSLHGAPYNSFAKASKVEGEVGGAQQRQSLRKPKKKIAGNRGSGIVNTSSIHSLRHSLTTGRQMQHQQQLAKEEGGNGDGTARQFNAATAASPYTSN encoded by the coding sequence ATGGAGAGCTACGAGACACTTGGCATCCTCGGCGAGGGCACCTACGGCGTCGTTGTCAAGGCCCGTAGCCGCACAACGGGGAAGCTAGTTGCCATCAAGCGCTTTAAGCAGACAGAACAGGATGAACACGTCCGCAAGACCTCCACTCGCGAGGTGCGCAtgttgcagctgctgcggcatccCAACGTAATCCGTCTCGAGGATGTCTTCCGAAGAGAAGGTAAGCTCTACCTCGTGTTTGAGTTTATTGATCACACGATCCTGCAGCTTCTGGAGAGCACCACGCGCGGCCTCTCCCGCcgagagctgcgccgctacgCCTACCAACTTCTGCGCGGTATCGAGTTTTGCCACAAACACAACGTCATTCACCGCGACGTGAAGCCGGAAAATGTGCTCATCGACGAATCAGGACTGCTGAAGCTCTGTGACTTCGGCTTTGCTCGACAGATGTCGGCGAAAGGCAAGTACACGGACTACGTCGCAACGCGTTGGTATAGGGCGCCGGAGCTGCTGGTTGGAGATGTGGCCTACGGCAAGCCGGTGGACGTGTGGGCGCTAGGGTGCATGTTTGCTGAGCTCTCCGATGGACAGCCGCTCTTCCCCGGCGAGTCGGACCTAGACCAGCTGTGCCTGATTCTGCAGACCTGTGGACCAGTGCCGGCGCGAATGGTTTTCATCTTTGAGCACAACCCACTGTACAGTGGCGTCAGCTTCCCGAAAACTGGCATCATCTACACGCTCAAGGAGCGCTACCACCGCGAGTCGGACGACTGGCTCGATTTCCTCAGCTCCTGTCTTCACACCGAccctgcgcagcggctgACGTGCACGGAGCTCATGGAGCTTCCCTACTTCACGCGTGACGGCTTCCGCGATCGCTACGAAGCCGAGCTACGGGCTGCGACGGGTCTGCCCCAGCTGCAGTCCACCCCCATGACGTCAACGCCTTCGACACAGCGGCGTGTGCCAGATCACGCAGCAGGTGTAGGGGACAGCTTGAAGGCAGACCCGGTGGTGTCTCCAAGCATGCCCCACTCGAGCGAGATCATTTCTCCAAAACTGCAGGGACAGCAACCACTCGCAAGCAACAACAATTTAAGCGACACGTGCCTCTCCAAGGCCCCGCTCGAGGCCGTCCTGCATGACGCCAACACCGCCAAGGGAAAGGCAGCGGGTGCGCCGAAGTCCacgttgccgccgccccacACGCCGGCGTCTGACCAATCCATGCAGCTGCCGATGATTCTCAACGGTAACTCGGAGAGGGCCATCGCTGCGTCACTGACGGACTATTTGCATCAGGAGCCCACCTCTTCGAGCGttgcggcgtcgccgccggtAGGGGCCGCTCCGACAGAGGTGGCCGAGGGGCTTACCAACGCTGATTTGCTCGCCCCCTCGTGTGAGGTGGTGTCAGCACTGCAGGCCTCGTCGATCACCAACACATTAGCCATGCGCGATCGAAAGAagaagcggtgcagcagcgttgcAGCGACTGAGTTGCACCGACGCAGCGGTGTAGACAAAAACAGTGAGACTGACTGCGCTGTGTCGACAGGCGACAATAGGGGTGGGTTGGTCAAGCACATTAGCTGCCATTCTCCGAGATCGACCACGCTTCCGTCCAGCGGAGTtcatggcggcggcggctgtcaCGGGCTGGGGCGAGAAAGCGAAACGATGACCGTGTCACCGCCGTCCATGTCGCACGGAGTGGCTGACAGTAACATGCGGGTAGTCCTGACTACCGCCCCACCAGGAAAAGATGGCGACGAGACGACTGTGCCGACCCACCGAGCTTCGACACCGGCGTCAGCGGACAAACTCAGGACAACAGCGACCACCATTCTTtcctcgccgtcgctggccgccaCCCACGTTGCCCCGCTGGAGGCGTGTCCACAGGACCTCCCCGCCCTGTCGCGGCACCTCCCGCACCACTTagagcaggagcggcaggcagcagtggtggagCAGTTACAGTCGCGCACCCCATCCTCCGTCGAGACCTTGATGCTTTCTTTCCGCGTCCGAACGCGCAACCcactcgcttctctctcattGGAGAACGAGGGTCTTTCTCATAGTAAGGCAAACAGTGAGGCGGCCGAGTTGAGCGCCGCAAAGACCCACGGCGGCATCTCGAACTCAAGCACCTACACGACCTCCCACGTCGCCAGCGAAGCGAAGAAGCGCAAGCTCTCCAGGCataagagagagacgagctGCGTGTATGACCAGCTGGTGGCGTCCGTCAAGGGCAGCGGATCGCATTGCTCTGTCCCAGGGCACGCAGTGGATGAGGATGCTTACCACACCGAGATAGCCTCGGTGGCGGGCCCTTCGAGGCCAGAGGCGTCGCTGTTACTTGCCAATGTGCCGggaaaacagcagcagcacttgCTAGGCTCGGAGCCAGGCGGAACCCACGTTACTGAACAGCACCTGCACTGCGTTGGTGCAGGCCTGAGTGCGCCTGACTTCACCCATAACCGCAGCGTCGACGCACACGGCCCACTGCAGCGCAAGGAGCGGCGATCTAAACCTTTGCCTGGCTCAACGTACGCACTCCATAATAGTGATCAGCGCCAAcgccagcagccgcatccGCGACTGGACGGTTCACTGCAGCCTGATGGCGGTGCCTCTCAGCGCGCCACGGCCACCTTGCTTGCCTTATCAGCGCTTCGCAACGTCTCCGGGCCGCCGCCGACCAAGTCCACTGGCGACGCGGGCAAGTGCAGCTACATCCACCACATACGCTCGCACATCAACAACAACGGAGGCGAGGCAGTGGGCTTCGTGgttggtggcgacggcaaAGGCCCAAACACGAGCACAACAGGTCGCGCTCGACGTTCCCTAGGCGTGTACGCGCTgcacggctgcagcggcaatAGCGATGAGACCGAGGCGACCCGCCGGGTTCAGAAAAAGAATCTCTTCATGGCGCACGGGCGAACTAGCAACGGCGCAGCGGGTTGCATCAGCTTCCCAGACAAGTACACGGGGTCCTCTTGTCACGCTATCGGCAGCCTGCATGGCGCACCGTACAACTCCTTTGCGAAGGCCTCCAAGGTGGAAGGGGAGGTGGGCGGggcccagcagcggcagagccTGCGGAAGCCCAAAAAAAAGATTGCAGGCAACCGCGGTAGCGGCATCGTAAACACAAGCAGTATCCATAGTCTCCGTCACTCACTGACAACTGGGCGACAGatgcagcaccagcaacaACTTGCGAAAGAGGAAGGTGGCAACGGTGATGGAACAGCGCGTCAGTTTAATGCCGCCACGGCTGCATCCCCCTATACCAGCAACTGA
- a CDS encoding putative glucosamine-6-phosphate isomerase has protein sequence MRIVISETADQVADYASKYVIASINDFKPTEDRPFVLGLPTGETPMRTYQKLIVAYREGRVTFKNVVTFNMDEYVGLPADHPESYHYFMKHNFFNYVDIPEKNRHILNGNAPDLIEECRQYEEKIKAAGGIHLFLAGIGTDGHLAFNEPGSSLYSHTRVKSLNAETMKSNARFFGNDVSRVPTMALTVGLRTIMDAKVVLMMATGASKALAVARCVEGGITHMCTATMLQMHPAAVLCLDEDATLELKVRTTRYFKSLLRTEKALEERQKNIKRADSKL, from the coding sequence ATGCGGATTGTCATCTCCGAGACAGCAGACCAGGTAGCGGACTACGCGTCTAAGTACGTGATCGCATCGATCAACGACTTCAAGCCGACGGAAGACCGACCGTTCGTGCTTGGGCTGCCGACAGGCGAGACACCAATGCGCACGTACCAGAAGCTGATCGTTGCGTACCGCGAGGGCCGCGTGACATTCAAGAACGTTGTTACGTTCAACATGGACGAGTATGTCGGGCTGCCGGCGGACCACCCGGAGAGCTACCACTACTTTATGAAGCACAACTTCTTTAACTATGTAGACATCCCGGAGAAGAACCGACACATCCTGAACGGGAACGCGCCGGACCTGATCGAGGAGTGCCGTCAGTACGAGGAGAAGATCAAGGCCGCTGGCGGTATCCACCTGTTCCTCGCAGGGATCGGGACGGACGGTCACCTTGCGTTTAACGAGCCCGGAAGCAGTCTGTACAGCCACACGCGTGTGAAGAGTCTGAACGCGGAGACAATGAAGAGCAACGCGCGGTTCTTCGGCAACGACGTGTCGCGCGTGCCGACGATGGCACTGACGGTGGGGCTGCGCACGATCATGGATGCAAAGGTTGTGCTGATGATGGCGACTGGTGCCAGCAAAGCTCTCGCGGTTGCGCGGTGCGTGGAGGGCGGGATCACGCACATGTGCACTGCGACAATGTTGCAGATGCACCCCGCCGCGGTGCTATGCCTTGACGAGGACGCGACACTGGAGCTGAAGGTGCGGACGACGCGCTACTTCAAGTCGCTGCTGAGAACGGAGAAAGCACTGGAGGAGCGCCAGAAGAACATAAAGCGCGCTGATTCGAAACTgtag
- a CDS encoding putative chaperonin alpha subunit: MQPKQKAALGINGTRTSGIAVRRENVTAALAVANVVKSSLGPIGLDKMLVDDVGDVMVTNDGATILKSLDVEHPAARLLVDLAQLQDKEIGDGTTSVVILAAELLRRAQELVSQGIHATSIIAGYKLAMREALRYLNDNLVCAVDSLGKDVLLNVARTSMSSKILSNDVELFAKVVVDAIMSVKTVNDFGDVIYPRKAVSILLQHGRSLHESRLVQGFAMNLSRAAQGMPTSVKDAKIALIDFDLRAVKMKLGINITITDPSKAEAIRQRELDITKERIHKMISAGANVIMTTWGIEDSMMKYMVDNNVLGVRRVKKDDIRRIAKVTGAQVVHTMSDLEGEEVFDPKWLGRSEKVYEEHMGDDDCIVVSGTSNAVCATIVCRGANYFMLEEMERALNDALWAVARTCDASSVVAGGGSVEAAVSVYLDNFARTLSSREQLAVAEYAEALLIIPKVLALNAALDATDIVAKLRVEHTQAQSSSQQTEARFTGLDLHNGTLRNNIRAGVLEPKPSKVKSLQFATEAAVTVLRIDDCVRLHPDEEDQQR; the protein is encoded by the coding sequence ATGCAGCCGAAACAGAAGGCAGCCCTTGGCATCAACGGCACCCGAACCAGCGGCATCGCCGTGCGCCGCGAGAACGTGACTGCTGCGTTGGCCGTGGCAAATGTCGTGAAGTCGTCACTGGGCCCCATCGGCCTGGACAAGATGCTGGTGGACGACGTCGGTGATGTGATGGTGACGAACGACGGCGCGACAATCCTGAAGAGCCTCGACGTGGAGCACCCAGCCGCCCGCTTACTGGTGGATCTGGCGCAGCTCCAGGACAAGGAGATTGGCGACGGCACCACCTCTGTCGTGATCCtcgctgcggagctgctgagGAGAGCTCAGGAGCTCGTGTCGCAGGGCATTCACGCGACGAGCATCATTGCGGGCTACAAGCTTGCCATGCGTGAGGCACTGCGCTACCTGAACGACAACCTCGTCTGCGCCGTGGACAGCCTCGGCAAGGATGTGCTGCTAAATGTCGCTCGCACCTCCATGTCGAGCAAGATCCTAAGCAACGATGTGGAGCTGTTCGCGAAGGTTGTAGTGGATGCGATCATGTCCGTCAAGACGGTGAACGACTTCGGCGACGTCATTTATCCTCGTAAGGCGGTATCAatcctgctgcagcacggcagAAGCCTGCACGAATCACGGCTTGTTCAGGGCTTTGCGATGAACCTCTCTCGCGCCGCACAGGGCATGCCAACCTCAGTGAAGGACGCGAAGATTGCCCTCATCGACTTCGACCTGCGTGCTGTCAAGATGAAGCTCGGTATCAACATCACCATCACGGACCCCTCCAAGGCCGAGGCAATCCGCCAGCGTGAGCTCGACATTACCAAGGAACGCATTCATAAGATGATCTCGGCCGGCGCCAATGTCATCATGACGACGTGGGGGATCGAGGATAGCATGATGAAGTACATGGTGGACAACAATGTGCTGGGCGTACGCCGTGTCAAGAAGGATGACATCCGCCGTATCGCCAAGGTTACCGGGGCGCAGGTAGTCCACACCATGTCCGACCTCGAGGGTGAAGAGGTCTTCGACCCCAAATGGCTCGGTCGGTCGGAGAAGGTGTACGAGGAGCACATGGGCGATGATGACTGCATCGTTGTTTCTGGCACGTCGAACGCCGTGTGCGCCACGATCGTGTGCCGCGGCGCGAACTACTTCATGCTAGAGGAGATGGAGCGCGCGTTGAACGACGCGCTGTGGGCTGTGGCGCGCACATGTGACGCCAGCTCAGTTGTTGCTGGCGGCGGCTCCGTAGAGGCTGCGGTGTCGGTGTACCTGGACAACTTTGCCCGCACGCTGAGCTCGCGAGagcagctggcggtggcCGAGTACGCTGAGGCATTGCTCATCATTCCGAAGGTACTGGCGCTAAACGCTGCTCTCGACGCGACGGACATCGTCGCGAAGCTTCGCGTCgagcacacgcaggcacagagCAGCAGTCAGCAGACGGAGGCGCGCTTTACCGGACTGGATCTGCACAACGGCACGCTGCGCAACAACATCAGGGCGGGTGTGCTGGAGCCGAAACCTAGCAAAGTTAAATCTCTGCAGTTCGCGACGGAAGCGGCTGTGACGGTGCTGCGTATCGACGACTGCGTGCGCCTCCACCCCGATGAGGAGGACCAGCAGCGCTAA